The genomic window TTGGTGGTATTGTTGCGCTGAATCGTTCGATCGATGCTGCTACGGCTAACGAATTGACGAAAACCTTTCTCGAATGCGTTGTTGCTCCGGGTTGTGATGCCGATGCCCAGGAGATTCTAGCGAAAAAGGGAAATGTGCGCGTTCTTGTCCTACCCGATCTGCGGGGTGGTTCGGACTATCTGGTGAAAGATATTGCGGGTGGTTTCCTAGTCCAAGCGGCTGACACGATCGTGGCCAATCCCGCTGACTGGAAAATCGTGACGGACAAACAACCCACGGAAGCGGAACTGCAAGAGTTGCTCTTTGCCTGGAAGATTTGTAAGCATGTTAAGTCCAATGCGATCGTCGTTGCCAAGGATCGCACCACGATCGGAGTGGGCGCGGGGCAAATGAATCGCGTCGGCTCCGCAAAAATTGCCCTAGAACAGGCGGCTAATAAAGTCCAGGGTGCTGTGTTGGCGAGTGATGGATTCTTCCCCTTTGATGATTCCGTGCGCACGGCGGCAGCGGCAGGCATTACGGCGATCGTGCAGCCGGGGGGCAGTATGCGCGATCAGGATTCGATCAATGCTGCTAATGAGTTAGGGATTGTTATGGTGCTCACGGGAATTCGCCACTTCATGCACTAGTCTTGATGCACTCATGCACTACTCTTGATGCACTGGAGGTTACTACGCTATTGCTTAGCACATCGCTAAAAGCATCAATCTCCTAGTCCTGTAGGCAATCCAATCAACAACTCCATCAGCAATTGAGCCACTCCGCAGATTTTGTCAGCAGAGTGGCTCAATTTTTTATCTAATTTTTGCGAACTGCCAATATCTATGCACCAAAAAGTGCCCCGATCGATTTGCCCATATTAGAGGGCTGCATCGCATCCAAAGCGGCAGTCGGTTCAAAACCGCAATGTACCATGCAATCTTGGCATTTGGGATTGTTGCTCTTGTTCCCGTACTGATCCCAGTCCGTTGTCTCGATCAATTCCTTAAAGGTTTTGACATGACCTTCATTCAGCAGATAACAGGGTTTCTGCCAGCCCAAAACGCTGTAGCTCGGGCTACCCCAAGGCGTACAAGCGTAGTCCTTTTCCCCAGTTAGGAAATCCAAAAAGAGCGGACTCAGATTGAAGCTCCACTTCGGCTTTTTGCCCGTTTTGTACGGCGCAAGGATTTCCCGGAAAAGCGCCTTGGTTTGTTCCCGTTTGAGGAAGTGTTCCTGATCCGGTGCCCACTCGTAGCTATAGCCCGGTGAAATCATCATGCCATCGATGTTCAGGTCGCTCAGGAAGTCAAAAAAGGCGTGCATTTCCGGGGGATTAGTCCCTTCAAACACCGTGGTGTTCGTGGTGACGCGGAAGCCTTTGCGCTTGGCCGCTTTGATGGCAGCAACGGCAGTGTCAAAGACGCCCTTGCGATCGACGCATTTATCGTGGAGATCCCGCAGGCCATCCAGGTGCACGCTGAAGGTCAGATAGGGAGACGGGGTAAATTTATCCAGGCTTTTTTCCAACAAAATGCCGTTGGTGCAGAGATAGACAAACTTCTTGCGGGCCACCAGACCCCGGACAATTTCATCGATTTGGGGATGGAGCAACGGTTCACCACCGGGAATGGAAACCACCGGGGCACCACATTCGTCAACTGCGGCAAAACATTCCTCTGGAGAAAGATTTTGCTTCAAAATATGAGCAGGATGTTGGATTTTCCCGCATCCAGAGCAGGCAAGATTGCACCGAAAAAGCGGCTCCAGCATCAGCACGAGTGGAAACCGCTTCCGTCCTGAGAGTCGTTGTTTTACGAGATACGACCCGACCGCGATCGCTTGTTGCAGTTGAATAGCCATAGGGATTTTGTCTGGTTCTCCTCACGGGTTGACCTCTAGTACCTAGCGCGTCGATTTCCCTAGTCATGCAACGCCAAAACGCTGCAATCCTTTAAGAGGAACTCATACAACGAAGGGCGGAGATCATTTCGATAAGATCCAGTCTACGCGATTTCCTCAGGGATCCAGGCAGGGATTTTGGATTCTTGAAAAATTGGCTGAATGTTTGGGTTCGTGCATCAGAATTCCTTTATTTTCGCCATAGATGCCTACAAATTATCGAAAATCGTTGATCAGGCCGATTCAAGCGGTTGGATCGCCGTTAAAAATTACTGCAAAATCTACTGCAAATGTGAGACAATCTTTAGCGGCAGAAGGGGAGGATCAGCTTCTACTCCATGAAACATGGGATGGAAGACAGGGTTCGATCGGCCATTGGGAAAAGGAGCAGCCGTTAAACCGCATGGTGTGAGCAGTATGAATTTTCCAGTCACACAATGGACAACGCGAACCTTCGGAAAGGATGCTGCTGTCAGTCCTCTAACCCATCCTCTAACCAACCCTCTAACCTGTGCAGAGTATTTTGCAGGAATTGGCTTGGTGCGATTGGGTCTGGAGCGGGCGGGCTGGAAGGTGGTATTTGCCAACGATTGCGCCCCGGATAAGTTTGAGATGTATTCGGCGTTTTTTGGAGAAGCCAGTCACCATTACCGGGTACAAGACATTTTTTCCGTGTGCCATTCTGAGATTCCCAGTACGGTGCTCGCAACGGCATCCTTTCCCTGTAGTGACTTGTCGATCGCAGGAAAACTGAAGGGTATTCGCGGCCCCTACTCCAGTGCATTTTGGGGGTTTACGCGGATTCTCCGACAGCAAGTCCAGCGGCCCCGCTTAGTGCTGTTGGAAAATGTCATGGGTTGGTTGATTGCCAACGGAGGCAAGGACTTTCGGGCGACGATTCAGGAGTTGAATCAGTTGGGCTATGCCTGTGATGTGTATGCGATCGATGCGGCCCATTTTTTACCCCAGAGTCGGCCCCGTGTTTTTGTGGTTGGGATGTATGTGGGGGAGCGGGGGGCTGGCAATGCTAACCTGGGGACGTTTATCCGACGATCGCCTTCGTTGCGCACCCTGGCCCTCGATCGGGCGATCGTGGCCAACCGAGATCTACAGTGGCATTTTCTGGAGGTGCCTGCCCTGCCCGAACGGGTGATGACGGGGTTAAGTTCTGTCGTGGAACTGTTATCCGAGGCGGACGATCGTTGGTGGAACCCGACGGAAGTGCAACGGCATTTAAAAATGATGTCACCGCTGAATTTAGACTATCTACGGCACTTACAGAATGGGCCGGATTATTCCTACTGCGCGATGTATCGGCGGGTGCGCAAGGGCCATCAGCGGGCGGAACTGCGTAAAGACGGGCTGGCAGGCTGTCTGCGCACGATTCGCGGCGGTAGCAGTCGGCAAATGCTGGTACGGGCAGGGCAGGGAAATATTAAAATGCGAGTGATGACCGTGCGGGAATATGCCCGGTTGCAGGGGGTTCCCGACAGCTATCCCTTACCACGACAAAGTAATCGGGCCTTGACGGGCTTTGGGGATGCGGTCTGTGTGCCAGTGATTACGTGGATTGCTGCAAATATTCTGAATCCGCTAGTTCGATCGATGTCGGTGCATACGCCAGTTTACCTGCCATGATGGTGAGCAGGAGAGTCCCCTGGGTTTTGACAAAGCTATAGGTAACGGAACGGCGAAAGCGTTGCCGACCTGCCGTTTGATAGTTTTGTTGTAGTTCCGGTAACCAGCGATCGAAGGTAGCTTGCAGCTTGCCCTGGGAGACCAGCCACACTTCGACCTGCGTATAGGCTTCATTTCTCGTCACAAACACATGATCCACTGCTTGATCATTCGCCAGTTTATTTAAACCCTGGTGGCGATGGTATTGGTATTCAAAATTGCCCCCAATGACCGCAGACTTGACTTCGTAATGCATCAAATCCGCGCCGCCGGTTCCGTTGGCCCGATCGTTCAGGAGAATGGCTGCAAACACTTCCCAATCCTTGGAACTCACGCTCCCTTGCATCGTAAATCCATAGGTTTTGTAAACCTTAGCCTTTTTCTGACTGGATTGAAGAATGAAGGTGCGATAGAACTGGTAGGCGTTTTGGGGATGCAAACTTAGCACAACAGAACAATGAAAGAAAATTCAACGCTGAACGCTGGGTTCAATCGTGAAAAGTAATCAAAGCACTAGTGATGGAAGGGAATTAACAATAACGGCATGAGACAGACGATCGTCCAACCTAGCGATTGCCAATCCCAACCCAGAAGATCGACCGAAGGGCTAAAGAGTGCCTCAATCCGTTCACTCAAGCGATCGTGCAGAATTTCGCCATTCAAGGCTGCGCCAAATTCTGGCTGCTCCATCGGGGCTCGCACCAGAGTGACCAATGATTCTGCCAACAGTAAAGGATCCACCTGTTGCGCCGCCCAGGCATCGGCTCGCAATTCCCGCAGCGTCAGCAGTTCCAGCCACAATTCCTGGGTCTTGGGCAACCAAATCGTTAGTCGCCGTAACCAACCCAGCCAAAAGAACCAAAAGGTGTCGCGGTAGTGATGGTGGGCCTGTTCGTGGGTCAGAACCGCTTCTAAGTGCTCCGCATCCAACGTGGCTAAA from Alkalinema sp. FACHB-956 includes these protein-coding regions:
- the hpnH gene encoding adenosyl-hopene transferase HpnH; translation: MAIQLQQAIAVGSYLVKQRLSGRKRFPLVLMLEPLFRCNLACSGCGKIQHPAHILKQNLSPEECFAAVDECGAPVVSIPGGEPLLHPQIDEIVRGLVARKKFVYLCTNGILLEKSLDKFTPSPYLTFSVHLDGLRDLHDKCVDRKGVFDTAVAAIKAAKRKGFRVTTNTTVFEGTNPPEMHAFFDFLSDLNIDGMMISPGYSYEWAPDQEHFLKREQTKALFREILAPYKTGKKPKWSFNLSPLFLDFLTGEKDYACTPWGSPSYSVLGWQKPCYLLNEGHVKTFKELIETTDWDQYGNKSNNPKCQDCMVHCGFEPTAALDAMQPSNMGKSIGALFGA
- the dcm gene encoding DNA (cytosine-5-)-methyltransferase, with the translated sequence MNFPVTQWTTRTFGKDAAVSPLTHPLTNPLTCAEYFAGIGLVRLGLERAGWKVVFANDCAPDKFEMYSAFFGEASHHYRVQDIFSVCHSEIPSTVLATASFPCSDLSIAGKLKGIRGPYSSAFWGFTRILRQQVQRPRLVLLENVMGWLIANGGKDFRATIQELNQLGYACDVYAIDAAHFLPQSRPRVFVVGMYVGERGAGNANLGTFIRRSPSLRTLALDRAIVANRDLQWHFLEVPALPERVMTGLSSVVELLSEADDRWWNPTEVQRHLKMMSPLNLDYLRHLQNGPDYSYCAMYRRVRKGHQRAELRKDGLAGCLRTIRGGSSRQMLVRAGQGNIKMRVMTVREYARLQGVPDSYPLPRQSNRALTGFGDAVCVPVITWIAANILNPLVRSMSVHTPVYLP
- a CDS encoding M56 family metallopeptidase; this encodes MHELLLGATLTSAVLIRLCWQPTAQLSDYRWHRSLVAFLLPPLLLLSSAIAILWMGPFGSMMHHQESWVSYAIAVGFGLAAIAIMLALWINAQRTLHNLRQNQPTTVHDRPAWLLETPLPFIAQIGLWNPELVVSQGILATLDAEHLEAVLTHEQAHHHYRDTFWFFWLGWLRRLTIWLPKTQELWLELLTLRELRADAWAAQQVDPLLLAESLVTLVRAPMEQPEFGAALNGEILHDRLSERIEALFSPSVDLLGWDWQSLGWTIVCLMPLLLIPFHH